Part of the Triticum aestivum cultivar Chinese Spring chromosome 4D, IWGSC CS RefSeq v2.1, whole genome shotgun sequence genome is shown below.
tctcgggcaagtaacataccgatgacaaagggaacaacgtatgttgtcatgcggtttgaccgataaagatcttcgtagaatatgtaggaaccaatatgagcatccaggttccgctattggttattggtcggaagtgagtctcggtcatgtctacatagttctcgaacccgtagggtccgcacgcttaaagttcgatgacgatcggtattataagtttatgtgttttgatgtaccgaaggtagtccgaactcccggatgtgatcacggacatgacgaggagtctcgaaatggtcaagccatgaagattgatatattagaaggttatgtttggacaccggaatggtttcggatgagttcgggcatttaccggagtaccggggggttaccggaaccccccggggagttaatgggccttgatgggccatgtggaagagaggaggaggcggccaagtggtggggcgccccccccccccaagcccaatccaaattggggaggggggacggcccccctttccttcctctccctcttcccttcctttcccctcctagttggactaggaaaggggggaaacctgcTCCTAgtagtaggaatccccccttggggagCGCCATAGGaagtcggccctccccctcctccactcctttatatatgggggaggggggcaccccatagacacagaagttgattcttagccgtgtgcggtggccccctccacatatttccacctcggtcatattgtcgtagtgcttaggcgaagccctgcgttggtaacttcatcatcaccgtgaacttgccgtcgtgctaacgaaactcttcctcgacctcagctggatctagaagttcgagggacgtcaccgagctgaacgtgtgcagatcgcggaggtgccgtgcattcggtacttgatcggttggatcacgaagacgttcgactacatcaaccgcgttacttaacgcttccgctttcggtctactaggatacgtggacacactctccccacttgtTGCTATgctcttctagatagatcttgcgtgatcgtaaatttttttttgaaatactgcgttccccaacacatcagCCATATGGTGGCGAAGGGGAGATGAAGCGGTGATACAGCCGATGTTGACCCTTGGTGGTTGCAGTCCAAATCTTGCCTCTAATGACGCTCGCCGCAGCCGGTGAGAGAATGGAGAGAGGGAAGAGTGAGAGGTGAGAAAGGGGCGAGGGGATTTATGGCGTCACTTTGAGAAAACAGCGTGACAGCTCCTGCTTGCACACGTGCAACCGTCTGCAGCAACATGTGGTACCTTGCATCGCTCAGCCTTGGCCTTGACTAGCTGAAAATAGCAGATTCAAGCGTTCCTCCAGAGTCAAGCCCAACGATGCTTTAAGTTTTATGCGGGCCAGGATTTGGATGCAGGTCAAACAATCCAAACTGCATCCACACGGACTAGCTGAGGTAAATGCAGGCAACCAACAGGCCATTTGTGCGACTGTGCCTGGGATTGAGACTGTGTGCATCGACTTCGCCTGTGCCTAGGACATGTGCGGTGGCCATGTGCAAATGACAAGCTTGACAAAAGAAAAATACAAATGAAAAGGCAAAGGTAGCAGTTTAGAATGAGAAACACGGTCGGGCGATGAACACACCAATGCATTTCAGTTATAAACAAGCCAACACGCATACCTGTGCTTAATAATAAACTGCACAGTATGAACACCAGCACTAGTCGCCAACAACGGTAGCTAAAGATCAGAGGCAGAAGTAGCAAGCAAGAGCGGACACGGTACAATCACTGGGATCCCTGCTAACACCAAGCAGCCACAGATAATGCGAACCAAGCGACCTGAATCGATTTGAACGATTTCCTTTGCTCTCTCACTGAAGGACAAGGCAACCTTCCGACATGTGTGAAGAGGCTCGTGGGACGGAGGATGACGACGCATAAGGAGACTCACTGGATTCCTCTTCCTCGTCAGATTCAGTGAGGCCGGTGGCCTCGAAGATACATGCCTTCACCTCCTCAAATCGCTCCTCCGACAGAGACACCTCAGCGAGAAGCCTCCAGGCCGATGCTTCTGAAGCCTCCTTGAAGTCCGTCCTCCGTTTCAGAACAATGTGGCCACTGATCTCCCATACTGCGGGGTTCACCTGCGTGTCTAGCAGATCCTGGCTCACTTCACCGAGAGCCTGCTTCTCGGCATAGCACTGCGCATTTGTAACAGGAAAGATTAGAAAACATCAGGGAGGTACAAATGGGGGCAGCAGCCAACATCATTATGCAATTCATGTGGCAGTGGTCTAATTTAACAATGAAGACTAAATATATGGTGTTTCACAAAACTTTAAGCTACAGAAATTATTTCATGTTTGCAGAAAATCTACCTTGAGAATATATTTCTTGATGGATTAGTAATGTTATCATATTTGCAGAAAGAAGCTTTTGACTCTACTGCGGAAATTACCTGAGGAAAAACGAAGATCCTTCTACCGGAATCAGAGATGAGGACGTTGAAAGGAACATTGTTCTCCTGGAGCCAAATGCAAGCGTTGGTAACCACATCAGCCAAATCCTTCAGTGTGTTCCCTCTCTCAAACACCAAACCTCTCACAGGGAAATTTGTCAGTTTTGACACCTTCACTCCACTATTCAGCGCACACTTGGCAAGGGGGATCTTCTTGGTAGGCGCCTTCTCAACAGGAAAAGGTACTGACAGGTAGTATGCCTGTACAAAAAACAAAGTTTTAGTGTGATCACCACAATTATCAACTATGTTTACAGCACAGAAGCTAGGCCTTTGTGTAATGATTTAGGTACCTGGAAATGGAGATGATTGATGGTGGCAAAGGCACCCAAGCTGTTGTAACCAAGCCTGAAGTATGGGCTTGCAGCCTCAGCTGCCATGTGTAGTGCAAGCAGGAAGCTTTCAGGATCAATTTGCTGAGGCAGGCGGTCAAGGACACGCGGAATGAGAAGCACATGACCGTACTCAATAGGGCTCACCTGCAATCGTTAGAAGTACCAGTGTTAACATCAAGATTTATATTCTGGAATAAAGGTAAGTTTTGGCTGAAAGATGTGTACATTGATTGCAACAACGCTGGGAGCATGGTCACCCTCAGTGCTTGGGGCATTTTCAAGGAAATAGCTGTTGTCGCCACCACCGTTCTCAAAGCGAAAGAGAACCTCCTCCTGGCCAACCTTGGTGAAGTTGAACTTGGCAGAATCGAATGGCTGGAGCACACGGTCAACACGGAACTCGGTCGGGCGCTTCTTGAGGTGTCGGCCTTCGTTAAGCTGTGCAACAAACCCAAGCTCGCCAGGAATCACCTTGGTCTCGCAGGCTGTTACATCATATCTGAATAGGCCTCGGGCCACCCTGTCCTCCCACTAATAAGAGAGAGCAAAGTCGAAATATAAGAGTTCAATAAAATAAAGAAGTAACGGCCAACCTAAAATAACAAGATAATCGCTATGAGATGTTCTGATGGTCCATTTGAAGACAAATTTTCTAGAACTGTGTCCATGTCAATGTTATCTTTCGAGGAACAGAGTAAACAAAAGTATTATATTCCAAACTCAGCCCTACAAAGCTTACTTTTTGCAATAATCAACTCCTATCGCAAAGAAGAAACAATTAGAAACATCCATACTGGATTACAGCTTTATCAAAGGTAAAGCCAACGCAATATCATTGAGAAAACGCCAAGCATTTGCCACTAAATTATGATGTTTCTCATCTATTTTCCCGCAACCTCAAGTTGACATACAGATTGAGTTTGAGGAATCACCTCACCCTAGGATTGGTATTATTGTCGGATCTCACGTTTCTGGTGGCTGATACCTTATGCTTAAGAGTTACGAGGGATGAGGTCTCATTCTTATTCCTCAAAGGAAACATCCCATAAAGTTCTGAAATCTAGATCTATTTGTAATAAAAAGCAAACATTACATGCTTTTATTCTGTCTGTATAGCACATTGAAATGCACCAAATTGAGCTATTTAACCTCCTCTGCCATATTAAGCATTTTAACTACCCAAGGATATCTTAGCATGTTTACAAAATCTTGTAGAAGAATACAGAACAGTATATTTATCGTATTTTGGTCCAAGCGTAACAGCTCTAAGCCAGTAAGCAATAACAAACTCATGTGATCTTCTCAGGAAACAAAATGCACCAAAACACTATCCAGTACTGGTTTTACCAGCAGAACAGCTAAGTGTACGAATTCTTACAACATGACCTTCCTTTCTAACGAATTAAGTATGCAAACTTTTCTagtattttcaattttttttaagaaaactgCAGGGGAGAGAGCCCTACAGTATAGACAGGAACTTAAATTCATGTCTGTGAGTACTTGAACCTAGGTGGTGGGTTGTGCATCCACTCTCCTAACAAAATGAGCTAGGAGCCAGGTTCACTTGATTGCTAGTATTTTCTTACCTGTGCGAGGAGGAGAGAATTGAGGAAGAACTCGGTAGGGAGCTCATCATCCTGAGCAGGCTTCTTTGGGTCGGCCTTGAAAGCATAGAGGGGAAGCTTGGAAGCTACAAGTGTTTATGGAAAAAGAATGGCTAATTAGTAAAGGATGCTTAAATCTGCAACTCTGTGACAACAGAATAAAAGTTTCAGAACTTTGTTTCAGTTGTCTAATTAAAAAAAACTTTGATTAGATTAATGGGACAACGAGAAATTCATACTACTAAACTAAACATAGCTAGATATAGCAGAAGAAGCGGAAATCCAACTCGGTGCCCAAGCTCATCGCTCATCTGCTCCCGCTCagaaaacaaatcaaaataaatactagaaaaattaaaaaaaaaatccaaattcCTTTTGGTTGGTAGAAAATTTGATACGTGAGGTCCGCTCTAAATTTCAATTCATTTGGACAATGTCTTtattgccgagagctgctcagatgtccaaatgaatTGAAATTTGGTGCGGACCtgacgcatcaaattatctaccacccaaAAAAATGGATTTTGTATTTTTTTagcatttgttttgattttttttctaagagggggtgcagatgagcctgggagCAGAAACTCTGCATCCAAGAAGAAGCCCATATTCTAATTCAGTGTAatcagtactccctctgtaaactaatataagagtgtttagatagtaatctaaacactcttatatatctaaacactcttatatttatggagggagtagtattctAGGGTATAATCGAAGGAAATAGAAAACTTTTGCCCCAAAGGAAACAAAATAAACCTAAAAAATAGACGAATTCGAGGATAAAATGAGCTGAGCTGCACCTCCCAATATGAAAACTAGATGAAAATTGGGCATGACAGGGCATAATACGCACCAGGCAAGCAGCAATCCCCGAGGCAGTTCCTGCCGCAGCCCCCGCCTCCTTCTTCCTGGTAGTTGGACAGCACCGTCGGAACCCTCTTAATCGTCAGCTTCATCTCCATCTCCTCCTTACTGCTCTTAGAACCTCCTCTGCTGTATCTACCGTGTACCGGATTGTTGTTAACGACGACTTAGCGTGGGTTAGCACTTAGCAGTCAGCGCCGCCGCGCAATCAGAGAAGGAGGCGACCGCCGCcggcgaggaagaggaggtcgGAGGGGCTGCCCCCGGCCGAGGGGAGTGCTCCGCGTCCTCCGTGCGGCTCCACCTGCGCAGCGGGGGCGCCGCGCGCGGGGTCCGCGGAAGCAGCCGTGATGCCCGGAGAGACAACCCGGAGGGCGGGAGGGGGGAAGGGCCGAGCGTCCCGGAAGGCTACGGAGGGCTCCAAGGGAAGGAAGTGAAACTTTCCGGCCCGGCTGCCCGCGTCCCTTCGGGGACGACGGCGGACGGCGTGGACGGCGAGGTGGCTGGTTTGTGGCCGGGCTGCGTCGGCGTGGCAGCGGAGGCGAGGGAGGGGGCGGCCTTAAATAGAGGGGGCGGGATTGGGGCAGAGCAGCGGGGGGGAGGAAGAGGAAGGTTTGTGCGGTGGACGCCGCGGCTGTGTGGCGCTGCTTTCGCCGCCCGCGATCGCGCGGCTGTTTTGCTGCCTGGATCGTCCACCGCTCGCCCTCCCACGGAACACAAGCTCCGCTGCTTGCTGACTAGGACCTATGGGGTCCGTCCCGGATGTATGCGTTGGAAACCGACGCGTAGTAGTACTCACAATTCGTATATGTCTATTCTTCTACTTTCTCTATTTTTATATATACATAAGATCTATAATAAATAACGTAgataacacccacacgtgtggcatattAGGGATCCACCCACACGCCATGTGTGGCATAATCAGAAGGCAGCCCACATGCGGCTTGTGTGGACGAACATTAGaactgcccacacgtgtgggcgcagctacttcgtgccacacgtccAACAAGTACTACTCACCCCCACTCCGCGCGTATGGCACGAAGCAAATATGCTCACCTGTCCTGGCGCAACTACGTTAGTTACCCGCGGGAGTTACCCCAGGGATGACAACTTTAGTTATCCGGGATGAcaaatgtagttgtaaaagcatgacaACTCTCTCTGTGTTGATTAACTATAGttgtcatgtctaatttatggtagttgccgtgTGTAAgcatagttgccgtgtgtgattaactacttgccacatgtggtcaaacaatagttgccatgtgtgttagGTAGTTGCCATGCATGGTCCAACCATAGTTGTCGTGTATGGTTATTCATAGTCGTCATGTGTGTTTGCCTGTTGCCACGTAcgtgcaactgcagttgccatctaccAACGAATCATAGTTGTCATGTGTGAGTTGCCACATACGCGCAACTGCAGGTGCCATCTATCACCGTTCGAGCGTCGTGTGGGAGAAGAGCAGTTCACCCACACGCGCGTGGACTGGGTGGTGACTGCGTGGGCGGGAACTGGTTCGCCCACACGGCGCAGCTGGCAACCGCGTGTTGCGGGTCGTGTGGGCAAGCACTCTAACGCCCACACAACATGCTATGCCTACATGGCACTGAAAATCCAACAGATCCcttcaagattcgtgcaaaacatAATAGATGGAGATCAAAGCATGTAGGCGAAGTGCAgatatgccacacgtgtgggcattatcATTTGAGATAATAAAAGGATAACGTTGCGTCGGACGCGCTCTACGCGTTAGATCTCTTCAGATCAAAGACACTCGTTATGCCATGTGTCCTCTCAACCCCATTACTTTGCTCCCCCAGTTTTTGTTGCAACGTTCGCGAGGGGGGAGTCCAGAATTtcacgtgagagagagagagcagcgggGGCGGTGGTTTCGGCAACCGGAGGGGCAACGCCTGAGATCAGGAGCGGCGACCCCAGGACGAATCTCCCTTCCGTGGCGACTAATGGATCCctgctacgtctccaacgtatctataatttatgaagtattcatgctgttatattatcattcttgtatgttttacaatcattttatagcaactttatatcattttttgggactaacctattgacccagtgcccagtgtcagttgatgtcttttgcttgttttttacatcgcaggaaatcaatatcaaatggagtccaaacaccgcgaaattttttgtggattttttatggaccagaagatatccagtgggccagagaagcacctggggggtgcaccgaggggggaacaacccaccagggcgcgcctgggggcccaggcgcgcccaggtcggttgtgcccacctcagtggcctcccacaccccctcttcgccctataaattctcaaatattccaaaacccttcgaggtaaccctagatcggaagttccgccgccgcaagcctctgtagccaccaaaaaccaatcgggagcccgttttggcaccctgccggagggggagatcgtcaccggtggccatcttcatcatcccggcggccaccacgatgaggagggagtggtccactgagggagtcctggattagggggtccccgggcgtccaggctatgtgacatgggccggactggtgggccgagaagatacaagatagagggcttttccccgtgtccggatgggactctcctttgcgtggatggcaagcttggcgttcggatatgaagattcctttctctgtaaaccgactctgtacaaccctaggcccctctggtgtccatataaaccggagggtttagtccgtagaggcaatcataatcatacaggctagacatctagggtttagccattacgatctcgaggtagatcaactcttgtaacccctatactcatcaaagtcaatcaagcaagaagtagggtattacctctattaagagggcccgaacctgggtaaacatcgtgtcccctgcctcctcttaccttcgatcctcagacgcacagttcgggaccccctacccgagatctgccggttttgacaccgacattggtgctttcattgagagttccattgtgccgtcgttagaaggctcgatggctccattgATCGTCTACAACAAGGCCGCCTTGAAGGAGTCTTTTCTCCCTggccaaattttcgtattcggcggcttcgcactgcgggccaactcgattggccacctggagcagatcgacagctacgcccctggtcatcaaattagttttggaaatctgaactacgtCGCCGATattcgaggagacttgatcttcgaggggttcGCGACGCCGaccaccgctccggccttagatccagagcaaacTGCTGGGTCCGAAGATGGGAGTGCCGATCCCACCAGACTCTCCATAATTACGGAGGTCACTACCTCAGATCTAGATAGGACTGTGTCATCGGTAGGCCTGGAGCCTAGCCGGACTCCCCTCATCACTGAAGGGCGGACTCGTCCCCGGATCCTAATTCCGGACTCTCGAGGGCTGCGGCAAGCAGGCGCGACCCGGAGGACTTTTCCTCATCTAGCGCCAAAAGCTCTTGTCTCCCCGTCCAACCCTTACCTTTAAGCGAGGCCctggacctaatgcgatccctCACTATTGCAGACGAATCGctgccgaactacgcccagcccatgCTAGGGGCTGAaaacggggaattttacgtcccatccaccacccacttcatagccactgtcgaggatctagccgacatgctcgattacgcctccgaagacatcgacgctatggacaacgatgccggagatgagcgaggccaaaacccgccgttcaccggacgctggacggccacttcctcatatgacgtgtacatggtggacacacccaaagaagacgacggcgatgatgagaaggatccagtcgaggacgaacctcctgagataccaccaaagcgtcgacgtcagcggcgccgctctaaatcgcgtcacgaaaaagatagcaatactggcaccggagacaataatactccgaagaacgccgaagaccaagaagcccccatCAAACcagcatccgaacaggatgattgggaggaagggcaagttaaccctgacgaaCCGGtagggaacgaggactcggaggatagcaactatctaccaatctccgaagacgatgtgagcctcggcgacgaagatttcatcgtgccagaggaacccctcgaacaagaacgctttaagcgccagctaatcacAACTGCAAGAAGCCTCAAAAACAAGCGGCAGTAGCTCCAATCCGAACAGGatatgctcaacgacagatggactaaa
Proteins encoded:
- the LOC123096339 gene encoding GDP-L-galactose phosphorylase 2 — its product is MEMKLTIKRVPTVLSNYQEEGGGGCGRNCLGDCCLPASKLPLYAFKADPKKPAQDDELPTEFFLNSLLLAQWEDRVARGLFRYDVTACETKVIPGELGFVAQLNEGRHLKKRPTEFRVDRVLQPFDSAKFNFTKVGQEEVLFRFENGGGDNSYFLENAPSTEGDHAPSVVAINVSPIEYGHVLLIPRVLDRLPQQIDPESFLLALHMAAEAASPYFRLGYNSLGAFATINHLHFQAYYLSVPFPVEKAPTKKIPLAKCALNSGVKVSKLTNFPVRGLVFERGNTLKDLADVVTNACIWLQENNVPFNVLISDSGRRIFVFPQCYAEKQALGEVSQDLLDTQVNPAVWEISGHIVLKRRTDFKEASEASAWRLLAEVSLSEERFEEVKACIFEATGLTESDEEEESSESPYASSSSVPRASSHMSEGCLVLQ